A stretch of Portunus trituberculatus isolate SZX2019 chromosome 48, ASM1759143v1, whole genome shotgun sequence DNA encodes these proteins:
- the LOC123498539 gene encoding uncharacterized protein LOC123498539 isoform X1, which produces MERLLAPLILLLATTTLPGLGAEHQLESCGDGGGSLIDHVLCDPNHLVQPVNRQVFIEVLTRCGEDTGLRLLVFLAATLPHDSLFVPAGDVEASTTPVTTTIMSTKQSSGDGSMGSRGITHLKERVVAANNLTTTSSPVILLVGVKDQLKMATWWSDSLSGVLTTSTIQEAQKNASNFMDQQLFIDAIVHVACYLCQSVRGGGNSWSVQQIVLTATWIAFTVSFVVLLLAIAVILIKGRIDAQKYRAEKSKAEAGQRASIVTFARASDTHDWSRASFKSTGHVLLGTTDIKAVPPHDCTSTDNLLENC; this is translated from the exons ATGGAACGTCTACTAGcgcctctcatcctcctcctggccACCACCACTCTCCCAG GACTGGGCGCAGAACACCAGTTGGAATCGTGTGGGGACGGCGGTGGCTCCCTCATCGACCATGTCCTCTGCGATCCTAACCATCTGGTGCAGCCTGTCAACC GCCAGGTCTTTATCGAGGTACTGACAAGATGTGGGGAGGACACAGGACTGAGGCTGCTGGTGTTCCTAGCCGCTACTCTTCCCCATGACA GCCTTTTTGTGCCAGCAGGTGATGTTGAGGCCAGCACCAcgcctgtcaccaccaccattatgagTACCAAACAGagcagtggtgatggcagtatGGGGTCGAGGGGCATCACACACCTCAAGGAACGGGTGGTGGCGGCAAacaacctcaccaccacctcctcccccgtCATCCTCCTGGTCGGTGTGAAGGATCAGCTTAAG ATGGCGACGTGGTGGAGTGATTCCCTGAGCGGGGTGctgaccacctccaccatccagGAGGCACAGAAGAACGCCAGCAACTTCATGGACCAGCAACTCTTCATCGATGCCATTGTGCACGTCGCCTGCTACCTGTGCCAG AGTGTTCGGGGTGGCGGCAATTCGTGGTCTGTGCAACAAATCGTCCTGACAGCCACCTGGATTGCCTTCACCGTCTCCTTTGTCGTTCTTCTGCTGgccatag CTGTGATACTGATCAAGGGTCGCATCGACGCACAAAAATACCGAGCAGAAAAGAGCAAGGCAGAGGCAGGGCAGAGGGCCAGCATAGTCACTTTTGCCAGAGCTTCTGATACTCACGACTGGAGTCGGGCATCCTTCAAATCAACAGGCCACGTCCTCCTCGGCACCACAGACATCAAAGCGGTGCCCCCACACGACTGCACCTCCACGGACAACCTGCTGGAGAACTGCTGA
- the LOC123498539 gene encoding uncharacterized protein LOC123498539 isoform X4 translates to MERLLAPLILLLATTTLPGLGAEHQLESCGDGGGSLIDHVLCDPNHLVQPVNRDVEASTTPVTTTIMSTKQSSGDGSMGSRGITHLKERVVAANNLTTTSSPVILLVGVKDQLKMATWWSDSLSGVLTTSTIQEAQKNASNFMDQQLFIDAIVHVACYLCQSVRGGGNSWSVQQIVLTATWIAFTVSFVVLLLAIAVILIKGRIDAQKYRAEKSKAEAGQRASIVTFARASDTHDWSRASFKSTGHVLLGTTDIKAVPPHDCTSTDNLLENC, encoded by the exons ATGGAACGTCTACTAGcgcctctcatcctcctcctggccACCACCACTCTCCCAG GACTGGGCGCAGAACACCAGTTGGAATCGTGTGGGGACGGCGGTGGCTCCCTCATCGACCATGTCCTCTGCGATCCTAACCATCTGGTGCAGCCTGTCAACC GTGATGTTGAGGCCAGCACCAcgcctgtcaccaccaccattatgagTACCAAACAGagcagtggtgatggcagtatGGGGTCGAGGGGCATCACACACCTCAAGGAACGGGTGGTGGCGGCAAacaacctcaccaccacctcctcccccgtCATCCTCCTGGTCGGTGTGAAGGATCAGCTTAAG ATGGCGACGTGGTGGAGTGATTCCCTGAGCGGGGTGctgaccacctccaccatccagGAGGCACAGAAGAACGCCAGCAACTTCATGGACCAGCAACTCTTCATCGATGCCATTGTGCACGTCGCCTGCTACCTGTGCCAG AGTGTTCGGGGTGGCGGCAATTCGTGGTCTGTGCAACAAATCGTCCTGACAGCCACCTGGATTGCCTTCACCGTCTCCTTTGTCGTTCTTCTGCTGgccatag CTGTGATACTGATCAAGGGTCGCATCGACGCACAAAAATACCGAGCAGAAAAGAGCAAGGCAGAGGCAGGGCAGAGGGCCAGCATAGTCACTTTTGCCAGAGCTTCTGATACTCACGACTGGAGTCGGGCATCCTTCAAATCAACAGGCCACGTCCTCCTCGGCACCACAGACATCAAAGCGGTGCCCCCACACGACTGCACCTCCACGGACAACCTGCTGGAGAACTGCTGA
- the LOC123498497 gene encoding roundabout homolog 3-like, translating into MRLAAPLLLRLLPTMLLVGWAAGEDGKQRKGAQLDQFMEEVRGALASQWDLLQNLRYHTLSIKVRLVKLEAQMQSLADRLESRGDSQDADTRISREKASCDDNMNRTLGADEADFDEEREVTGMDNLLEAMRNLTQVYSILADSSSLCGGTNPGKAPSGPDKTTTTTTTTTPPTDRKECAENDEEKEEEGDTEFRHSTNVTARLGSKAILRCRLDHLQDPEQAVWIRVRDQNWLSQGRHKVVANENRIAVDFANEELKYYRLFLKDVRREDEGAYECNLSTTPAVRQTIWLTVLDPAPSPPCFKHFPRDRLAVEGQDVTFICRVSGYPRPSITWTRNSLQVSSSARHQITPAGDLIIRGVRRGDAGRYVCEGVNSKGQVDSEALLTVRQPTKILRTPRDKELLVGEDTMFRCRAKGDEGTPLLVEWLKDGVTLNVSTDVTSRRFISSNNALVITLAVVEDSGEYTCRASTPFDVASASATLTVREEGDTTSVTTTTTTATTTTTLPLLLDYCPPPFERIQKYVCVLEITHMKLNWDEAAEHCRREGGQLAWEGEGKRVLQDFLEARYGLSWRSTSSNTRWPFWVGGRESNGGQWQWLDGSPVSPGIWAPQHRRPSERRAAKEDWCLMFDGYQGYLGTALPCHSKRYFLCRLK; encoded by the exons ATGAGGCTCGCcgcgcctctcctcctccgccttctcccgACCATGCTGCTGGTGGGCTGGGCAGCGGGGGAGGACGGGAAACAGAGAAAGGGGGCACAACTAGATCAGTTCATGGAGGAAGTGCGAGGAGCGCTAGCCAGTCAGTGGGACCTGCTGCAGAACCTTCGCTACCACACACTGAGCATCAAGGTGCGTCTGGTCAAGCTGGAGGCGCAGATGCAGAGCCTCGCCGACCGCCTGGAGTCTCGGGGAGACAGCCAGGACGCAG ACACCCGCATCTCGAGGGAGAAAGCGTCTTGTGATGACAACATGAACAGGACTCTAGGTGCTGACGAAGCTGActttgatgaagagagagaagtcacTGGAATGGACAACTTGTTGGAGGCCATGAGAAATCTCACCCAGGTGTACTCCATCCTCGCTGACTCCAGCAGCCTGTGTGGCGGGACAAACCCTGGGAAGGCCCCGTCTGGGCCTGacaaaaccactaccaccaccaccactaccacacccccCACAG ACAGGAAGGAGTGTGCGGAGaatgacgaagagaaggaggaggagggagacactgAGTTCCGTCACAGCACCAACGTCACGGCGCGCCTCGGGTCCAAGGCTATACTTCGCTGCCGCCTGGACCACCTGCAAGACCCCGAG caAGCCGTGTGGATTAGAGTGCGGGACCAAAACTGGTTGTCACAGGGAAGACACAAAGTAGTCGCAAACGAAAACAGGATCGCCGTGGACTTTGCCAACGAGGAACTGAAATATTACCGCCTGTTTCTGAAGGACGTGAGGCGCGAGGACGAGGGCGCCTATGAGTGCAACCTCTCCACGACTCCCGCTGTCCGCCAAACCATCTGGCTGACTGTTCtgg ACCCAGCGCCCTCACCACCGTGCTTCAAACACTTCCCGCGCGACAGGCTGGCGGTGGAGGGGCAGGACGTGACCTTCATCTGCCGCGTGTCAGGTTACCCGCGGCCCTCCATCACCTGGACCAGAAATAGTCTACAGGTATCGTCCTCCGCGCGCCATCAGATCACTCCTGCAGGGGACTTGATCATAAG GGGTGTGAGGCGGGGTGACGCGGGCCGCTATGTGTGTGAAGGCGTCAATTCCAAGGGACAAGTGGACAGCGAGGCGCTACTGACTGTGCGCCAACCCACCAAGATACTAAGGACGCCTCGGGACAAAGAGCTACTAGTGGGTGAAGACACGATGTTCAG GTGTCGAGCCAAAGGGGACGAGGGGACGCCGCTGCTGGTGGAGTGGCTGAAGGACGGCGTCACTCTAAACGTCTCTACCGACGTCACCAGCAGGAGGTTCATCAGTTCAAACAACGCCCTAGTGATCACCCTCGCCGTGGTGGAGGACTCGGGCGAGTACACGTGTCGCGCCTCCACGCCCTTTGATGTGGCCTCCGCCAGCGCCACCCTCACCGTGCGGGAAG AAGGCGACACCACCtcagtcactaccaccaccaccaccgccaccaccaccaccacgctgcccCTCCTGCTGGACTACTGCCCTCCGCCCTTCGAGAGGATCCAGAAGTACGTGTGTGTCCTGGAGATCACACACATGAAGCTCAACTGGGACGAAGCCGCTGAAcattgcag GCGGGAGGGCGGACAGCTGGCTTGGGAAGGTGAGGGTAAACGCGTTCTGCAAGACTTCCTGGAGGCGCGTTACGGCCTCAGCTGGAGATCCACGT CGAGCAATACACGCTGGCCATTCTGGGTCGGCGGACGAGAGAGCAACGGAGGCCAGTGGCAATGGCTTGACGGGTCGCCAGTGTCGCCGGGCATCTGGGCGCCACAACACCGCAGGCCGTCTGAACGCCGCGCCGCCAAGGAGGACTGGTGCCTCATGTTCGATGGCTACCAAGGCTATCTCGGCACGGCCCTCCCCTGCCACTCCAAGCGGTACTTCCTGTGTCGCCTCAAATGA
- the LOC123498539 gene encoding uncharacterized protein LOC123498539 isoform X3, which produces MERLLAPLILLLATTTLPGLGAEHQLESCGDGGGSLIDHVLCDPNHLVQPVNRQVFIEVLTRCGEDTGLRLLVFLAATLPHDSDVEASTTPVTTTIMSTKQSSGDGSMGSRGITHLKERVVAANNLTTTSSPVILLVGVKDQLKMATWWSDSLSGVLTTSTIQEAQKNASNFMDQQLFIDAIVHVACYLCQSVRGGGNSWSVQQIVLTATWIAFTVSFVVLLLAIAVILIKGRIDAQKYRAEKSKAEAGQRASIVTFARASDTHDWSRASFKSTGHVLLGTTDIKAVPPHDCTSTDNLLENC; this is translated from the exons ATGGAACGTCTACTAGcgcctctcatcctcctcctggccACCACCACTCTCCCAG GACTGGGCGCAGAACACCAGTTGGAATCGTGTGGGGACGGCGGTGGCTCCCTCATCGACCATGTCCTCTGCGATCCTAACCATCTGGTGCAGCCTGTCAACC GCCAGGTCTTTATCGAGGTACTGACAAGATGTGGGGAGGACACAGGACTGAGGCTGCTGGTGTTCCTAGCCGCTACTCTTCCCCATGACA GTGATGTTGAGGCCAGCACCAcgcctgtcaccaccaccattatgagTACCAAACAGagcagtggtgatggcagtatGGGGTCGAGGGGCATCACACACCTCAAGGAACGGGTGGTGGCGGCAAacaacctcaccaccacctcctcccccgtCATCCTCCTGGTCGGTGTGAAGGATCAGCTTAAG ATGGCGACGTGGTGGAGTGATTCCCTGAGCGGGGTGctgaccacctccaccatccagGAGGCACAGAAGAACGCCAGCAACTTCATGGACCAGCAACTCTTCATCGATGCCATTGTGCACGTCGCCTGCTACCTGTGCCAG AGTGTTCGGGGTGGCGGCAATTCGTGGTCTGTGCAACAAATCGTCCTGACAGCCACCTGGATTGCCTTCACCGTCTCCTTTGTCGTTCTTCTGCTGgccatag CTGTGATACTGATCAAGGGTCGCATCGACGCACAAAAATACCGAGCAGAAAAGAGCAAGGCAGAGGCAGGGCAGAGGGCCAGCATAGTCACTTTTGCCAGAGCTTCTGATACTCACGACTGGAGTCGGGCATCCTTCAAATCAACAGGCCACGTCCTCCTCGGCACCACAGACATCAAAGCGGTGCCCCCACACGACTGCACCTCCACGGACAACCTGCTGGAGAACTGCTGA
- the LOC123498539 gene encoding uncharacterized protein LOC123498539 isoform X2 produces MERLLAPLILLLATTTLPGLGAEHQLESCGDGGGSLIDHVLCDPNHLVQPVNRQVFIEVLTRCGEDTGLRLLVFLAATLPHDTGDVEASTTPVTTTIMSTKQSSGDGSMGSRGITHLKERVVAANNLTTTSSPVILLVGVKDQLKMATWWSDSLSGVLTTSTIQEAQKNASNFMDQQLFIDAIVHVACYLCQSVRGGGNSWSVQQIVLTATWIAFTVSFVVLLLAIAVILIKGRIDAQKYRAEKSKAEAGQRASIVTFARASDTHDWSRASFKSTGHVLLGTTDIKAVPPHDCTSTDNLLENC; encoded by the exons ATGGAACGTCTACTAGcgcctctcatcctcctcctggccACCACCACTCTCCCAG GACTGGGCGCAGAACACCAGTTGGAATCGTGTGGGGACGGCGGTGGCTCCCTCATCGACCATGTCCTCTGCGATCCTAACCATCTGGTGCAGCCTGTCAACC GCCAGGTCTTTATCGAGGTACTGACAAGATGTGGGGAGGACACAGGACTGAGGCTGCTGGTGTTCCTAGCCGCTACTCTTCCCCATGACA CAGGTGATGTTGAGGCCAGCACCAcgcctgtcaccaccaccattatgagTACCAAACAGagcagtggtgatggcagtatGGGGTCGAGGGGCATCACACACCTCAAGGAACGGGTGGTGGCGGCAAacaacctcaccaccacctcctcccccgtCATCCTCCTGGTCGGTGTGAAGGATCAGCTTAAG ATGGCGACGTGGTGGAGTGATTCCCTGAGCGGGGTGctgaccacctccaccatccagGAGGCACAGAAGAACGCCAGCAACTTCATGGACCAGCAACTCTTCATCGATGCCATTGTGCACGTCGCCTGCTACCTGTGCCAG AGTGTTCGGGGTGGCGGCAATTCGTGGTCTGTGCAACAAATCGTCCTGACAGCCACCTGGATTGCCTTCACCGTCTCCTTTGTCGTTCTTCTGCTGgccatag CTGTGATACTGATCAAGGGTCGCATCGACGCACAAAAATACCGAGCAGAAAAGAGCAAGGCAGAGGCAGGGCAGAGGGCCAGCATAGTCACTTTTGCCAGAGCTTCTGATACTCACGACTGGAGTCGGGCATCCTTCAAATCAACAGGCCACGTCCTCCTCGGCACCACAGACATCAAAGCGGTGCCCCCACACGACTGCACCTCCACGGACAACCTGCTGGAGAACTGCTGA